AGCAAACAAAACAATCACTCGAAGAAGGTCAAAAAGCCAATCGCGAAGACATCGTGGAAGCGGAAAAAGCAAAAATTGCGATTGTGGAGTCCTATTTGCCGAAACAGATGAATGTGGAAGAAGTAAAAGAGCTAATTGCTTCATTAGGTATTTCAAAAGACGCCTCAATGGGTCAGACCATAGGCGTTGTAATGAAGGAAGTTGCTGGTCGTGCGGAAGGAAAGACGGTTTCGCAGGCAGTTAAAGAATATTTGCAGAATTGATCTACGAATAAAGAACTAGACGACAAGTAGTGTACTTGCCATCTAGTTCTTTTATTTTTCAAATGAAGCCCGTAATACATAGACCACGTCGTATTCTTTTAATTCGTCTAAATAACCTTCTTTTTGTTCATAGAAATCGGAAGATAATGCACTTGTCGGTGAACCTTCTGTTGTAGAAGTGTAGATAATACCTGCCAATAACATGTTGTCCGAAAGAAGTAAACCTTCTTGTGGATTGGTATTAAATAAAGTCGCCATGTCTTTCAAAGTTTTCAGTTCTTCTTGGTTACTAACACTTGCTGCACCCTTAGCGTCACTTACGCTTGCGGAGAATAATAGTTGTTCTTCGAGCGTTTGTGTAACTGTGAAAACGATGCTCCCTTTCGTTGACTCTCCAGGCATTGGAGTAGATAGTTCGCTGATAGGTTCTGCAACTTTCTTGCCTTCTTCATACTTTTCTACCCAAAGCGTTACCTTTTTATAGTTTTGATCAGCAGTATAATCAAAGACCAATGCAGTATTGGCAGCTGTTTCAAGTATTTGATTTTCACGATCTGTAAGTTCAGGTATCGTCAATTTATTTGTATCGGTTGCTGCACATGCAGTGAGAAATAATAGGCAGCTTAAAATCGTAATACTCATCCATTTTTTCATCGCATACGCCTCCTTCTCTATGTAGTTTATTATAGCATTTTACGTTACTGTCTGACATAATTCAGTATTTTTATAAGTTTTAATAGAAATGTTCATATTCGTATTGAATAAATAATGCTTAGATAAAAAGGTAGTAATTAGTCAAGCTGATGCAAAAGAATAAAAGTTATTGCTGAAGCTTACGTATCTAAGGAATTTTGCTGTTTCATGTATGTGATTTTTAAGAACAAGTTATGACTTTTCATAGTGAGTTAAATGAATTTATTAGGGATTTTATTATAAATAAAAATGATAAATAACATTTACTTTATGATTTAATCTTTACTATTTAATAAAACGTGATAAAGTTAATAGAGAACAGCCTGCTTGCTAGCTAATGAAAAGGTAGGTAAATGATAAAATGGAGTGGTAATTTTGGTAAAAAGTGCTATTATGGAAAAACAAAAACAACAAGAAGGAATTATGCAAATTCCCGAATGGTGGACTTGTCCAGAAGGGCATGAAGAATTACAAAAAGCTGCACATGCGTTAGGCGAGAAAGAACTGCTGCCGCGTGCACTTATTTCTGATCAACAGAGAAGTTACCCACGTGAAAGTTTACGTGAAGTTGCGAAGTCTGGTTATTCGGCTGTAACCATCCCGGTTGAAGCGGGTGGTCTGAAAGACGGATTCACAGCATTTGCAGTACTTTCCGAAAGCTTTGCACATTACTGCCCGTCTACGACGATGTGCTGGGTTATGCATATGACAACAGCGCATACGATCTATGAAGCAGGGACAGAAGAACAGCGTCAACGTTTACTGCCACGCTTGCGTGACGGACAAATTGGTGGTCTAGCATTTAGTGAACGAGCAACGGGAGGTCACTTCTGGAATATCGGTAGTAAAGCGATCCGAAATACGAATGGGTATTTATTGGACGCGGAAAAGTCATTCGTTACAAGTGGTGGAGAGGCAGACTTTTATTTAGTCGCCACAACGTCACCTGAAACAGATGACCCGGATAACTTGATGTTCTTATTGGTCGAAAATGATCAGCGAGGTGTTGAAGCATTCCCGTTCGATGCAATGGGACTACGTGGAAACGCAAGTGGGCCAATGAACTTTAAAAATGTGCAAGTAGCTCTTGA
This window of the Sporosarcina ureae genome carries:
- a CDS encoding GatB/YqeY domain-containing protein, with translation MSELKERLMADIKTAMKEKDTMKKGVINLLRAGLQNESLELKRELTKEEEIKIVQRELKQTKQSLEEGQKANREDIVEAEKAKIAIVESYLPKQMNVEEVKELIASLGISKDASMGQTIGVVMKEVAGRAEGKTVSQAVKEYLQN
- a CDS encoding acyl-CoA dehydrogenase family protein, which produces MVILVKSAIMEKQKQQEGIMQIPEWWTCPEGHEELQKAAHALGEKELLPRALISDQQRSYPRESLREVAKSGYSAVTIPVEAGGLKDGFTAFAVLSESFAHYCPSTTMCWVMHMTTAHTIYEAGTEEQRQRLLPRLRDGQIGGLAFSERATGGHFWNIGSKAIRNTNGYLLDAEKSFVTSGGEADFYLVATTSPETDDPDNLMFLLVENDQRGVEAFPFDAMGLRGNASGPMNFKNVQVALENRIGGEGGMGYFNDNTIDPLFLLGSAACWVGIAQGALNMATNGAKRRVHADTGSSVTDYQVIRHELAKAQIKVDSARSMLYRTAEAMDRCTKEGKELSECLYPLWQLKTHAADMVIDVTNSALQVSGGRGYMTGQVEKFVRDGRAGAIMGPTNEVLREWIGRTMIEVPWMD